Proteins from a single region of Anastrepha ludens isolate Willacy chromosome 5, idAnaLude1.1, whole genome shotgun sequence:
- the LOC128863916 gene encoding adult cuticle protein 1-like gives MKFVVAVVMLALAVGVHSSLLVPGLGPLLATGHGLGLGHGLGLGHGLGLGHGLGPWGAPAGLWGGIPGISLSQGPGLAIAAPLAAPHALGHGAGVYVAKTRGAIHTAPLAGHINSATSLNLAPAPGTW, from the exons ATGAAG TTCGTTGTTGCCGTAGTCATGTTGGCTCTTGCCGTTGGTGTGCACTCTTCCCTGTTGGTCCCAGGACTTGGTCCATTGCTCGCAACTGGTCATGGACTTGGACTTGGACATGGACTTGGACTTGGACATGGACTTGGACTTGGACATGGACTTGGCCCATGGGGTGCACCAGCTGGCCTTTGGGGTGGCATTCCCGGCATCTCACTTAGCCAAGGACCAGGTCTTGCCATTGCTGCTCCTCTTGCTGCTCCACATGCCTTGGGTCATGGTGCAGGTGTTTATGTAGCGAAAACTCGTGGTGCCATACACACCGCCCCATTGGCCGGTCACATCAACTCGGCGACTTCTCTGAATTTGGCACCAGCTCCAGGCACTTGGTAA